The segment TGCGCCTCGGGACGCGAGGCCCTGGAGGCCGCACCGGGCTTTGCGCCCGACCTGATCTTGCTTGACGTGATGATGCCGGTCCTGGATGGGCCCGGCACGCTGGCCGAGCTGCGCAAGCTGCCGGCCTGCGCGCAGACCCCCATCGTCTTCGTCACCGCCCGCGCCCAGGAACACGACGTCCACTACTACCGGAAGCTCGGGGCGGTGGACGTCATCAACAAGCCCTTCGACCCCATGAGTTTTCCCGAGCAGATTCGGGCCATCTGGCAGCGACTATAAAGGGGCAGTCCGCCCGCCCATTTCAAGTTTCAGACAAATATGAAATGATGCTCCTGCCGGAGAACGGGAATACGTCATGTTTGATCTGATTGCGCTCGGACTCTCGCCGTGGTCTGAAAAGGCACGTTGGGCCCTCGATCACAGCGGAATCGATTATCGCGAGAGCGAATACACGCCGATGCTCGGTGAGTACTGGCTTCGCTGGCGGCTACGAAAATTTTCGGGTCGGGTCAGCGTGCCGGCGCTGATCGGCAAGGAAGTGCGCCTCACCGATTCTTTCGAGATCGCGCGGTTTGCCGACGAACATCGCACGCGTGGCGAGCGGCTCTTCCCCCACGAACTCATCGCGCAGATCGAGGAATGGAACGCGCGCAGCGAGCGAGCAACCGATTCCACGCGCGCGCTGCTGATTGAGCGGATGCTTG is part of the Chrysiogenia bacterium genome and harbors:
- a CDS encoding response regulator, producing the protein MTQPLQRILCVEDDPDIQTIARLSLERVGEFEVLICASGREALEAAPGFAPDLILLDVMMPVLDGPGTLAELRKLPACAQTPIVFVTARAQEHDVHYYRKLGAVDVINKPFDPMSFPEQIRAIWQRL